The following are encoded in a window of Fusarium oxysporum f. sp. lycopersici 4287 chromosome 5, whole genome shotgun sequence genomic DNA:
- a CDS encoding eukaryotic peptide chain release factor subunit 1 has translation MTTLTTPQGTASNIKSRVNRQSVLSAITSTQQRLKLYNKVPPNGLVVYCGEILTQEGKERKVNIDFEPFKPINTSLYLCDNKFHTEALAELLESDQKFGFIIMDGNGALFGTLSGNTREVVHKFSVDLPKKHGRGGQSALRFARLREEKRHNYVRKVAELAVQNFITADKVNVAGLILAGSADFKNDLNASDMFDGRLATKVIKVVDVSYGGENGFNQAIELSSETLGNVKFIQEKKLIGKYFEEISQDTGKVCYGIEDTLKALELGAVETLIVFENLEITRWVLKDSNGSEVILHTTKQQEQTNRDKFLDKETGQEMEIVSQESFLEWIAEHYKDFGTTLEFVSDRSTEGNQFVKGFGGIGGLLRYKVNFEQLADLSDDDEYYDD, from the exons ATGACGACACTAACAACCCCTCAGGGTACCGCCTCCAACATTAAATCTCGAGTCAACAGACAGTCTGTCTTGTCCGCCATTACCTCGACCCAGCAGCGCCTCAAGCTGTACAACAAGGTGCCCCCGAACGGTCTGGTCGTCTATTGTGGTGAAATCTTGACCCAGGAAGGCAAGGAGCGAAAGGTCAACATCGATTTCGAGCCCTTCAAGCCCATCAACACCTCCCTCTACCTGTGCGACAACAAGTTCCACACCGAGGCTCTGGCCGAGCTGCTCGAGTCCGATCAGAAGtttggcttcatcatcatggatggTAACGGTGCCCTGTTTGGAACTCTTAGCGGCAACACCCGTGAGGTCGTCCACAAGTTCTCTGTCGATCTTCCCAAGAAGCACGGTCGTGGTGGTCAGTCCGCTCTCCGTTTCGCCCGTCTGCGAGAGGAGAAGCGTCACAACTACGTCCGAAAGGTTGCCGAGTTGGCTGTCCAGAACTTCATCACTGCCGACAAGGTCAACGTCGCTGGTCTCATTCTTGCTGGTTCCGCCGATTTCAAGAACGACCTCAACGCCTCCGACATGTTCGACGGCCGCCTTGCGACCAAGGTTATCAAGGTTGTTGACGTTTCTTATGGTGGTGAGAACGGTTTCAACCAGGCTATCGAGCTGTCTTCCGAGACTCTCGGCAACGTCAAGTTCATacaggagaagaagctcatcggAAAGTACTTTGAGGAGATTAGCCAGGACACTGGCAAGGTTTGCTACGGCATTGAGGACACCCTCAAGGCTCTCGAGCTCGGTGCCGTCGAGACTCTGATCGTCTTCGAGAACCTTGAGATCACCCGCTGGGTTCTCAAAGACAGCAACGGCAGTGAGGTCATCCTTCACACCACCAAGCAACAGGAGCAGACCAACCGTGACAAGTTCCTCGACAAGGAGACTGGCCAAGAGATGGAAATTGTTTCTCAGGAATCCTTCCTGGAATGGATTGCGGAACACTACAAGGACTTTGGTACCACTCTTGAGTTTGTTTCTGACCGATCCACCGAGGGCAACCAGTTCGTCAAGGGTTTCGGTGGTATCGGCGGTCTTCTCCGCTACAAGGTCAACTTTGAGCAGCTGGCTGACTTGAGTGACGACGATGAGTACTACGACG ATTGA